The following DNA comes from Kitasatospora viridis.
TGGCGCGGCTGGCGGGCGACGGCGGCCGAGTGGTCGCGGTGCCGCTCGACCACGACCCCGCCCTCGCGCGGCTGTGCCCCTTCGTGGTCCGCGCCGTGGTCGTCCATGGCTGAGCAGCCACACCTGCTCCTCGAACCACGACAGGTGGTGGTCGGGCCGTGGGAGCCGGGCTGCCCGGAGTGCCTGCGCACCCGGCGCACCGCCGCCGCATCCGCCGAGAGCGCCGCCGAGCTGGCCGTCGAGGTGCCGGAGCGGGAGCTGCCGAGCTTCCTGGCCGACACCGTCGCCGAGTTGGCCTCGGCCCGGGCCGAGGCGCAGCGGTTCTGGATCGTCGACCTGGCCACGCTCGCGCTCTCCCGGCACGGATTCCTCACCGACCCGCGCTGCCCGAGGTGTTCGCGGATGCCGGCCGACACCGAGCAGGGCGCGAAGGCCACCCGGGAGGCGCGGCCCAAGCTCTCGCCCGAGTCGACCCGGGTGCGCCTGCTGGACCGGGACGCGCTGGCGGCGACCTACGTCGACGAGCAGAGCGGCCTGATCCCCTCGGTCACCTCCTACGTGCACCACTCCTTCCCGTTCACCGAGGCCGTCATGGCCGTGCCCGGGGTCGTCACGGAGGCCGCCGGCTACGGCCGCACCAGGGACTTCTCGTCCGCCTGGTCGATCTCGGTGGTGGAATCGCTGGAGCGGCTCTCCGGCTACGCGCCGGGCAAGCGCACCGGCGTCACGGCGGCCTACGCCGAGGTGGCCGACGCGGCGGTCGACCCCCGCTCGCTCGGCCTCTACCCCGCCGACCGGTACCGCACCCCGGGCTTCCGGTACCGGGAGTTCACCGAGGACGCGGTCACCAACTGGGTCTGGGGCCACTCCTTCGGCCTCGACCGGCCGGTGCTGGTGCCCGAGAGCTTCGTCTACTACCGGCTGTCGATGTCCGGTGGCGAGCCCGGCTTCGCCCAGGAGATCTCCAGCGGCAACGCGCTCGGCGGGTGCTACGAGGAGGCGGTGCTGCACGGCATCCTCGAAGTCGCCGAGCGCGACGCCTTCCTGATGGCCTGGTACCAGCGGACCGCGCTGCCCGAGATCGACCTGGCCACCGTGCCCGACCGCCGGATCCGGCTGGTGGCCGAGCGCATCGAGCGCCAGGGCTACCGGGTGCACGTCTTCGACAGCACGCGGGAACACGGCATCCCGTCGTTCTGGACCCTCGCCGAGGACGTCACCGGCACCGAGCGGCCCAGAGCCGTTTCGACCGGTGGCAGCGGGCTGCGCCCCGCCGAGGCGATCCTGGCCGCGCTGCACGAACTGAGCCAGACCGTCGAGTACGTGGCCATCCTGGCGCTCGACCCGAACTGGCAGCGCCGTGCCCGGCACCTGGCCGACCACCCGGACGACGTCCACACGATGGCCGACCACCTGCTCTGCGCGGCCGACCCGGCCAGCTTCGACCGGTACTCCTTCCTGCTCGACGACCCGGTGACGTGGACCTGGGAGCAGCGACTGGACCACTGGCACTGGCCGCGCAACACCGACATCGGCGCGGACCTCGACGAGGCCGTGCGGCGCTTCGCCGCGGCCGGCCTGGACGTCGTCGCCGTCGACACCACCTCCACAGAACAGACAGCGGGAGGCTTCAGATGCGTCAAGGTGCTGGCACCGGGATCGGTGCCGATGACCTTCGGACACGCGGCCCGGCGGGTGACCGGACTGCCCAGACTGTCCGAGGTGCGCAACCCGCACCCGCATCCCTTCCCGTGAACAGGGGCGAGGGAA
Coding sequences within:
- a CDS encoding TOMM precursor leader peptide-binding protein gives rise to the protein MAEQPHLLLEPRQVVVGPWEPGCPECLRTRRTAAASAESAAELAVEVPERELPSFLADTVAELASARAEAQRFWIVDLATLALSRHGFLTDPRCPRCSRMPADTEQGAKATREARPKLSPESTRVRLLDRDALAATYVDEQSGLIPSVTSYVHHSFPFTEAVMAVPGVVTEAAGYGRTRDFSSAWSISVVESLERLSGYAPGKRTGVTAAYAEVADAAVDPRSLGLYPADRYRTPGFRYREFTEDAVTNWVWGHSFGLDRPVLVPESFVYYRLSMSGGEPGFAQEISSGNALGGCYEEAVLHGILEVAERDAFLMAWYQRTALPEIDLATVPDRRIRLVAERIERQGYRVHVFDSTREHGIPSFWTLAEDVTGTERPRAVSTGGSGLRPAEAILAALHELSQTVEYVAILALDPNWQRRARHLADHPDDVHTMADHLLCAADPASFDRYSFLLDDPVTWTWEQRLDHWHWPRNTDIGADLDEAVRRFAAAGLDVVAVDTTSTEQTAGGFRCVKVLAPGSVPMTFGHAARRVTGLPRLSEVRNPHPHPFP